A part of Ictalurus furcatus strain D&B chromosome 8, Billie_1.0, whole genome shotgun sequence genomic DNA contains:
- the LOC128611101 gene encoding uncharacterized protein LOC128611101 yields the protein MTAFWILILILSTMYTFKIGRRWVTAQSLTESPVYQPDKELSVNIGDSATLQCCISENEVGMMAWFKQPNRKKPQSIVQLYKSIGETFYNESQKSHFQIERSSNCFNLIILNIIQSDEAMYYCARIRPNPVFGDGTYLKIKGDHVTTASETSKPALCDNSLVCEPTLHGNNINMNTHEKTVLGLGTALGLSALLIFCLIYFILRRRKFNASIENSPGMRQESEADPLHYAALQFSKRKSKAEKRKTGSSDECVYSDVKKAFR from the exons ATGACTGCTTTCTGGATATTAATTTTGATCTTGAGCACCATGT ATACATTCAAAATTGGTAGACGCTGGGTTACTGCACAATCCCTCACAGAGTCACCAGTTTATCAGCCTGATAAAGAGCTCAGTGTGAATATCGGAGACTCGGCTACTCTACAGTGTTGTATTTCTGAAAATGAAGTCGGGATGATGGCCTGGTTTAAGcaaccaaacagaaaaaaacctcagaGTATAGTCCAGTTATATAAAAGTATTGGAGAAACATTTTACAATGAATCCCAAAAGTCTCATTTTCAAATAGAGAGATCTTCAAACTGCttcaatttgatcattttaaacatcattCAGTCCGATGAAGCCATGTACTACTGTGCACGGATAAGACCCAACCCTGTGTTTGGAGAtggaacttatttaaaaattaaag GTGATCATGTTACTACTGCATCAGAAACATCTAAACCAGCTCTGTGTGATAATTCATTGGTGTGTGAACCAACACTGCATGGAAAcaacattaacatgaacacacacgagAAAACAG TGCTCGGTTTGGGAACGGCTTTGGGTTTGTCCGCACTTCTGATTTTCTGcctcatttatttcatactgaggagaagaaaat TTAATGCCTCTATAGAAAATTCTCCCGGAATGAGGCAG gaatctgaagctgacCCGCTGCATTATGCAGCTTTACAGTTCTCTAAGAGGAAATCCAAagctgaaaaaaggaaaactggCTCATCAGACGAGTGTGTGTACTCCGATGTAAAGAAAGCTTTTAGATAA